In Nerophis ophidion isolate RoL-2023_Sa linkage group LG12, RoL_Noph_v1.0, whole genome shotgun sequence, a single window of DNA contains:
- the LOC133563487 gene encoding ETS homologous factor-like isoform X2, which produces MVNQCCSNNMSVTPLNTSLDTQITTSNQWALTSYHPNVPVMMSGYRSGRLWTHDSQPQFWSKYQVWEWLQQVMDINQINASNIPFQNFDMDGHQLCKLTYQDFVRAAGSLGPILFHGITQLKWNGDYHAEMNQLELKPENISCAFSDVSYPQIEVFDSLIPPHVSPSLSSPVSYNRPQRAKKHNPRGTHLWEFIRDILLYPERNPGLIKWEDRKEGVFRFLKSEEVAQLWGKKKNNSSMTYEKLSRAMRYYYKREILERVDGRRLVYKFGRNARGWRESEK; this is translated from the exons ATGGTAAACCAGTGTTGCAGCAACAACATGAGCGTTACTCCACTTAACACCTCTTTGGACACTCAGATTACCACCTCTAACCAGTGGGCTTTGACCAGCTATCATCCAAATG TTCCAGTTATGATGTCTGGATACAGAAGTGGTCGCCTCTGGACCCATGATTCCCAGCCTCAGTTCTGGAGTAAATACCAAGTGTGGGAGTGGCTGCAGCAGGTCATGGACATAAACCAGATTAACGCCTCCAATATCCCGTTCCAAAATTTTGATATGGATGGCCACCAGCTCTGCAAACTGACCTACCAGGACTTTGTTCGTGCAGCAGGAAGCCTGGGACCCATTCTTTTCCATGGCATAACACAGCTCAAGTGGAACG GGGACTACCATGCGGAAATGAATCAACTAGAACTAAAACCAGAGA acaTTTCCTGTGCATTTTCAGATGTCAGCTATCCGCAAATAG AAGTCTTTGACTCCTTGATCCCCCCTCATGTCTCACCCTCGCTTTCCAGCCCTG TGTCTTACAATCGTCCGCAGCGAGCCAAAAAACACA ATCCAAGGGGGACACACTTATGGGAATTTATCAGAGACATTCTACTGTACCCTGAACGCAACCCAGGCCTGATCAAGTGGGAGGATCGGAAAGAAGGGGTATTCCGCTTCCTAAAATCCGAAGAAGTGGCACAGCTATGGGGCAAGAAGAAAAACAACAGTAGCATGACGTACGAGAAGCTGAGCAGAGCAATGAG ATATTATTACAAGAGGGAAATCCTTGAACGAGTAGACGGACGCAGATTGGTCTACAAATTTGGTAGGAATGCCAGAGGCTGGAGAGAGTCAGAGAAATAA
- the LOC133563487 gene encoding ETS homologous factor-like isoform X1, which yields MVNQCCSNNMSVTPLNTSLDTQITTSNQWALTSYHPNVPVMMSGYRSGRLWTHDSQPQFWSKYQVWEWLQQVMDINQINASNIPFQNFDMDGHQLCKLTYQDFVRAAGSLGPILFHGITQLKWNGDYHAEMNQLELKPEIDISCAFSDVSYPQIEVFDSLIPPHVSPSLSSPVSYNRPQRAKKHNPRGTHLWEFIRDILLYPERNPGLIKWEDRKEGVFRFLKSEEVAQLWGKKKNNSSMTYEKLSRAMRYYYKREILERVDGRRLVYKFGRNARGWRESEK from the exons ATGGTAAACCAGTGTTGCAGCAACAACATGAGCGTTACTCCACTTAACACCTCTTTGGACACTCAGATTACCACCTCTAACCAGTGGGCTTTGACCAGCTATCATCCAAATG TTCCAGTTATGATGTCTGGATACAGAAGTGGTCGCCTCTGGACCCATGATTCCCAGCCTCAGTTCTGGAGTAAATACCAAGTGTGGGAGTGGCTGCAGCAGGTCATGGACATAAACCAGATTAACGCCTCCAATATCCCGTTCCAAAATTTTGATATGGATGGCCACCAGCTCTGCAAACTGACCTACCAGGACTTTGTTCGTGCAGCAGGAAGCCTGGGACCCATTCTTTTCCATGGCATAACACAGCTCAAGTGGAACG GGGACTACCATGCGGAAATGAATCAACTAGAACTAAAACCAGAGA tagacaTTTCCTGTGCATTTTCAGATGTCAGCTATCCGCAAATAG AAGTCTTTGACTCCTTGATCCCCCCTCATGTCTCACCCTCGCTTTCCAGCCCTG TGTCTTACAATCGTCCGCAGCGAGCCAAAAAACACA ATCCAAGGGGGACACACTTATGGGAATTTATCAGAGACATTCTACTGTACCCTGAACGCAACCCAGGCCTGATCAAGTGGGAGGATCGGAAAGAAGGGGTATTCCGCTTCCTAAAATCCGAAGAAGTGGCACAGCTATGGGGCAAGAAGAAAAACAACAGTAGCATGACGTACGAGAAGCTGAGCAGAGCAATGAG ATATTATTACAAGAGGGAAATCCTTGAACGAGTAGACGGACGCAGATTGGTCTACAAATTTGGTAGGAATGCCAGAGGCTGGAGAGAGTCAGAGAAATAA